One genomic region from Arenicella chitinivorans encodes:
- the maoP gene encoding DUF413 domain-containing protein translates to MKGSVKTVLRLSQMRLYKLLNLLPLILICVATSSCSYMHNVLVQIEYRRLQSQEPSMTNLRHLIASETVFIYGTLDDIDSIYTDKTFAVAAISNQFLKSELVDVMHGVRANTHYGLNLPPGEYQFLVFTDLNSNARYEPTEVVGERAVWIPDEVTQTVIGDLDIPLEEPLKKKYTVTFTAAVSSGETPSLFYPAGTIRDINDPLFDRDVATLGLYHPAAFLEKARTMFYALEEDVPYKIPVIFVHGIGGTPAEFKHILEKMDRRRFRPWFFYYPSGSDLDQMALFFQNIFLSGRVIPVDEKLPIWIVAHSMGGLVVKEALNIQKKPKNRIVFISMASPFGGHPAAAKGHKMAPMVLPAWRDLDPDGEFIKNLYRRPTDPLVEHRLLYAYKKPNRSRLRENSDGVVSLSSQLRAEAQKAAFTQIGFNSSHSEMLAQDTVVDYVIDELSQAKTNLPPAHYYYLLADGFDVSNNHAYSDQQKHSLRYLGAYMHALADRKIAPLNADQKRFVSTALGERKPVNHIEKTWCKFVRLNQLSIAGCGLQK, encoded by the coding sequence GCGTCTCTATAAGCTTCTGAATCTACTGCCGCTTATTCTGATTTGTGTAGCGACCTCGTCATGCTCGTATATGCATAATGTGCTGGTTCAGATTGAGTACCGGCGGCTGCAAAGTCAGGAACCAAGCATGACCAACTTGAGACATCTCATTGCTAGTGAAACTGTTTTTATTTACGGCACTTTGGATGATATTGACTCGATATATACTGATAAAACTTTCGCCGTCGCAGCGATATCGAATCAATTTCTAAAATCTGAGCTTGTAGACGTAATGCACGGTGTACGCGCTAACACGCACTATGGTCTGAACCTTCCTCCGGGCGAATACCAATTTCTTGTTTTTACAGACCTGAATTCGAATGCGCGCTACGAACCCACTGAGGTGGTCGGGGAACGCGCAGTATGGATTCCCGATGAAGTCACACAAACGGTTATCGGAGACCTCGACATTCCACTTGAAGAACCACTGAAAAAAAAATACACAGTGACTTTTACTGCCGCAGTTTCAAGCGGTGAAACACCCTCGCTGTTTTACCCTGCAGGCACAATCCGAGATATAAACGATCCGCTGTTCGACCGCGACGTAGCCACTTTGGGTTTGTATCATCCGGCTGCATTTCTCGAGAAAGCAAGAACCATGTTTTATGCTTTGGAAGAAGATGTGCCATACAAGATTCCTGTAATCTTTGTCCACGGAATAGGGGGTACCCCGGCCGAGTTTAAACACATTCTCGAAAAGATGGATCGCAGACGATTCCGGCCATGGTTTTTTTATTATCCGTCCGGCAGCGACCTAGATCAGATGGCCTTGTTTTTTCAAAACATTTTTCTATCTGGGCGGGTCATCCCGGTAGACGAGAAGCTTCCCATTTGGATTGTGGCTCACAGTATGGGCGGACTTGTAGTAAAGGAAGCGCTAAATATTCAAAAAAAACCTAAGAACCGTATTGTGTTTATTTCCATGGCATCGCCTTTTGGCGGGCATCCCGCCGCAGCAAAGGGTCACAAGATGGCGCCCATGGTTCTGCCTGCTTGGCGAGATTTGGACCCAGACGGCGAGTTCATAAAAAATCTGTATCGGAGACCGACAGATCCACTGGTCGAGCATCGACTGCTCTATGCCTATAAAAAGCCCAACAGGTCGAGGTTGCGGGAGAATAGTGACGGGGTTGTTAGCTTATCGAGCCAGTTGAGAGCAGAGGCGCAAAAGGCAGCGTTTACACAAATTGGCTTCAATTCCTCACACTCAGAAATGCTTGCGCAGGATACGGTAGTTGATTATGTAATTGACGAACTATCACAAGCGAAAACGAATCTGCCTCCGGCACATTATTACTATCTCCTCGCCGATGGATTCGATGTGAGCAATAACCATGCATATTCTGACCAGCAAAAACACAGCCTGCGGTACTTGGGAGCCTATATGCATGCGCTGGCAGACCGAAAAATAGCGCCATTGAATGCCGATCAGAAGCGGTTTGTCTCAACCGCGCTGGGCGAGAGAAAGCCCGTTAACCATATCGAAAAGACATGGTGCAAGTTTGTGAGGCTAAATCAGTTGTCTATCGCTGGATGCGGACTACAAAAGTGA
- a CDS encoding efflux RND transporter periplasmic adaptor subunit, with product MPIFFKPRLKIVLVIGLVVLGGIFLLSEERVESGAKPFLSAITRGDIESTITAAGSLQPSSYVDVGVQVSGEIDKLYVDVGDVVTQGQLLAEIDATVQTSRVAASRASLDALKAQLAARQASLKLAQANADRQTRLIKAQATSQADFDAAISALVLAQSSLAQLESQISQSEASLASDEATLAFSRIEAPMSGTVISISMKEGQTLNATQQAPTLLRIANLAVMTVEGEVSEADVNKLTAEMPVYFTTLGGGERRWHGRLRQILPEPEVTNNVVLYTALFDVDNHDGALLPNMTAQIFFVTASAQDVIRVPVGALDFDDTDNLLNLKLPAQIIGEPRTRSSAESNLSEGLALRSPLTDARPDKVPERGAPITPEQRAQFRARRAAAGGRGAGNRRRAPLVGNNQSEARPATVVIAHDDGRFERRPITIGVTTRVSAEVIDGLEVGDKVVAGVITSNGTTQSSARNTPRVGGGRPF from the coding sequence GTGCCAATATTTTTTAAGCCACGGTTAAAAATTGTATTAGTGATTGGTTTAGTGGTGCTGGGGGGCATTTTCTTGCTGAGTGAGGAACGCGTTGAATCAGGAGCGAAGCCGTTTTTATCCGCCATTACTCGGGGTGATATTGAAAGTACGATTACAGCCGCTGGGAGCTTGCAGCCTAGTTCCTATGTGGACGTTGGGGTTCAGGTGTCGGGTGAAATTGATAAGCTCTATGTTGACGTCGGTGATGTTGTTACGCAGGGGCAACTTTTGGCGGAAATTGATGCGACCGTGCAAACCAGTCGGGTTGCTGCTAGCCGTGCGAGCTTGGACGCATTGAAAGCGCAACTGGCTGCTCGTCAGGCTTCGTTAAAGTTAGCACAGGCCAATGCCGACAGGCAAACTCGATTGATTAAAGCGCAAGCCACCAGTCAGGCAGATTTTGATGCTGCAATAAGCGCACTGGTACTGGCGCAATCAAGTTTAGCTCAACTCGAATCGCAAATTTCTCAGAGTGAAGCCAGTTTGGCTAGTGATGAGGCTACGTTGGCATTTAGTCGCATCGAAGCGCCGATGAGTGGTACCGTTATTTCAATAAGCATGAAAGAAGGGCAGACTCTGAATGCGACCCAGCAGGCGCCGACCTTGTTGAGGATTGCCAATTTAGCAGTCATGACCGTAGAGGGTGAAGTTTCTGAAGCTGATGTTAATAAGTTAACAGCAGAAATGCCCGTCTACTTTACTACTTTAGGTGGTGGTGAGCGCCGATGGCACGGCCGTTTGCGACAGATATTGCCCGAACCAGAAGTGACGAATAATGTGGTGCTTTACACCGCCTTGTTTGATGTGGACAACCATGACGGTGCTTTATTGCCAAACATGACTGCACAAATATTTTTCGTCACCGCGTCGGCGCAAGATGTGATTCGTGTTCCTGTTGGCGCACTCGATTTTGACGACACCGACAATCTACTTAACCTCAAGCTGCCTGCCCAAATCATTGGTGAGCCACGCACCCGATCAAGTGCGGAATCCAATTTGTCAGAGGGGTTGGCTTTACGCAGTCCTTTGACTGACGCCAGACCAGATAAAGTACCGGAGCGCGGTGCACCTATAACACCGGAGCAACGAGCCCAGTTTCGAGCTAGGCGTGCGGCAGCTGGTGGCCGCGGCGCCGGCAACCGCCGTCGAGCACCGTTGGTTGGCAACAACCAAAGTGAGGCACGCCCAGCGACGGTTGTGATTGCTCATGACGATGGGCGCTTCGAACGCCGTCCAATTACGATCGGCGTCACTACCCGAGTGTCGGCTGAGGTGATTGATGGGCTAGAGGTGGGAGATAAAGTGGTTGCCGGTGTCATCACGTCTAACGGCACGACGCAAAGCAGCGCTCGCAACACGCCACGTGTGGGCGGTGGAAGGCCGTTTTAA
- a CDS encoding MacB family efflux pump subunit, whose protein sequence is MNNPIELPNMVPLISLRHISRTFTTGGGVQVQALKHVSLDIYAGEFVSIIGQSGSGKSTLMNILGCLDRPTSGTYQFAGQDIRLFDADGLAWLRREAFGFVFQSYNLLGNSSAQENVEVPAIYAGDAADERQKRAKHLLGSLGIGDRADHRPSQLSGGQQQRVSIARALMNGGQVILADEPTGALDSQSGIDVMNLLRELADQGHTVILITHDHEIANNADRRIELLDGEILHDSGTVHSARLQNAVSLYEQMRNSSKPRNRFSEVYEAANMAFRSLRANVFRTALTLLGIVIGVASVIAMLAIGEGAQKDVIDRINSLGADMLTVSPLARRGSESETLTLEDALAIEHGVSNVKATLPEITGSETLRAGSLDYTSSITATTSNLPETRSWPLAQGVFFSDQDSTDFAPVAVIGSTVKESLFSNNDDPLGQYLLIKNVPFQIIGVMSSKGSSGFGGRDQDDVVLVPLKTGGLRLFGRTYLRSLTIEVKDPELIDQTEQQVRNLLTQRHGTEDFRLRNSAELLENVTASQQTFTTLLGSVAAISLLVGGIGVMNIMLVSVTERTREIGIRIATGARQNDILLQFLTEAIVVSALGGLLGVVIGFGVGVLIENFGTSVVFSSGPTVLAFSCAAGIGLIFGFAPASKAAKLDPVVALATD, encoded by the coding sequence ATGAATAATCCAATTGAATTGCCTAACATGGTGCCGCTGATTTCATTGCGTCATATTTCGCGCACCTTTACCACGGGTGGCGGTGTGCAGGTGCAGGCACTTAAGCACGTCTCATTGGATATCTATGCGGGTGAGTTTGTGTCCATTATCGGGCAATCTGGCTCAGGCAAGTCAACCTTGATGAACATCCTCGGTTGTTTAGACAGGCCCACAAGTGGCACGTATCAATTTGCGGGGCAGGACATACGTTTGTTCGACGCTGATGGCTTGGCGTGGTTGAGGCGAGAAGCATTTGGGTTCGTGTTCCAAAGCTATAATTTACTCGGGAATTCAAGCGCTCAAGAAAACGTTGAGGTGCCTGCCATCTACGCAGGTGACGCTGCAGATGAACGACAAAAGCGAGCTAAGCACCTGTTGGGTTCATTGGGTATCGGCGATCGAGCTGACCATCGCCCGAGCCAATTGTCGGGCGGCCAACAACAAAGGGTATCAATTGCTCGAGCTTTGATGAACGGGGGGCAGGTGATCTTGGCGGATGAGCCCACCGGTGCCCTTGACTCGCAAAGTGGCATTGACGTAATGAACTTATTGCGTGAGTTGGCAGATCAGGGGCACACGGTGATTTTGATTACACATGACCATGAAATTGCTAACAATGCTGATCGCCGTATAGAGTTGCTTGATGGCGAAATATTGCACGATAGCGGTACCGTCCATTCAGCCAGACTACAGAACGCAGTTAGTTTGTATGAGCAGATGCGCAACAGTTCGAAACCGCGAAATCGTTTCTCAGAAGTATATGAAGCGGCCAACATGGCTTTTCGCTCGCTTCGCGCCAACGTGTTTCGTACTGCGTTAACCCTGCTGGGTATCGTGATCGGCGTCGCCTCCGTCATTGCGATGTTAGCGATTGGTGAAGGTGCTCAAAAGGACGTTATTGACCGAATCAATTCCCTCGGGGCGGATATGTTGACAGTCAGTCCCTTGGCCCGTCGGGGTAGCGAATCGGAGACATTGACGCTTGAAGACGCGTTGGCCATCGAACATGGAGTATCTAATGTGAAAGCCACGTTGCCGGAGATAACCGGTAGTGAAACCTTGCGTGCGGGCAGCCTCGACTACACATCATCCATTACTGCGACCACATCCAACTTGCCAGAGACTCGCAGTTGGCCCTTGGCGCAAGGCGTGTTTTTCAGTGACCAAGACAGCACAGATTTTGCGCCTGTTGCGGTAATCGGCAGCACGGTAAAAGAAAGTCTGTTTTCAAATAATGACGACCCCTTGGGGCAATACCTATTGATTAAAAATGTGCCGTTCCAAATCATCGGCGTCATGAGCTCCAAGGGCTCATCCGGTTTCGGGGGGCGAGATCAAGATGATGTGGTGTTGGTGCCGCTAAAGACCGGTGGACTGCGTTTGTTTGGGCGAACTTATCTTCGATCCTTGACGATTGAAGTGAAAGACCCTGAGCTAATCGATCAAACTGAGCAACAAGTCCGCAATTTGCTTACCCAACGTCACGGGACTGAGGACTTTCGGCTCAGAAACAGTGCAGAATTACTCGAGAACGTAACAGCATCGCAGCAGACATTCACCACATTGCTGGGTTCAGTAGCGGCTATTTCACTCTTGGTCGGTGGTATCGGGGTGATGAATATTATGCTGGTGTCAGTGACCGAGAGAACACGAGAGATAGGCATCCGTATCGCTACGGGTGCACGCCAAAATGATATTTTGCTGCAGTTTTTAACCGAAGCGATCGTTGTTTCTGCGTTGGGTGGGCTGTTAGGTGTGGTGATAGGCTTTGGGGTGGGTGTGTTAATTGAGAATTTTGGTACTTCCGTGGTGTTTAGCTCTGGTCCAACCGTGTTGGCGTTTAGTTGCGCCGCAGGGATCGGGCTGATTTTTGGTTTTGCGCCTGCGAGCAAAGCCGCGAAACTGGATCCAGTTGTCGCATTGGCAACTGATTAA
- a CDS encoding TolC family protein, with product MKRSLVFVSLCIALSACSTTPMPQLGERDVPAGWQYAHETEQAWPEKKWWQGFGSNELSEVMAHLDKRNFDIDTINRNLEKATLQLKEQGFKMYPTPVLSLGVDDQYSGSQVSGGSYRDDTQSAVALSLGLSYTDVLSKPTQYNAALASYDRSVAELAEAHLSIRGLAASTYFQILYIRDLKAAAQQNLVNATSVNTIVEARLAAGTITRVDALQQGIVVQREESNLRELEQRELAARASLASLLAMSVSDLKVSEASLNGVVVPSINVGVPLELLFRRPNLAAAEANLRLFRANVDLARHQFLPQLSIDGVVNLSSDSIASLVDQSSLTVTVLGSLTQLLLDNGARSRSVKIIRLDLESALAEYRKEVISALNEVEVSFNNIDLLKSLFVVAENDLARAEEAYRITQLRYEEGVEQFQTLLSIQDALSVARTRYFEAKLAQLNAAIALYQSLGGGWQRSDKNTMLH from the coding sequence ATGAAGCGATCACTGGTATTCGTTAGTCTTTGCATTGCGTTGTCAGCGTGTTCGACCACGCCGATGCCTCAATTGGGTGAGCGAGATGTGCCCGCGGGATGGCAGTATGCTCACGAGACTGAACAAGCTTGGCCCGAAAAAAAATGGTGGCAAGGTTTCGGCAGTAACGAACTGAGCGAGGTCATGGCGCATTTGGATAAGCGTAATTTTGATATTGACACGATTAACCGGAATCTCGAAAAAGCGACACTGCAGTTAAAAGAACAGGGCTTCAAGATGTATCCAACCCCGGTGTTGTCATTGGGTGTCGATGATCAGTACAGTGGTAGTCAAGTTTCGGGTGGATCGTACCGTGATGATACCCAGTCAGCTGTTGCTCTAAGTTTGGGGCTATCGTACACGGATGTCTTGAGTAAGCCGACTCAATATAACGCAGCATTAGCAAGTTATGACCGCTCGGTGGCGGAATTGGCTGAGGCTCACCTGAGCATTCGTGGATTAGCGGCATCCACGTATTTTCAAATATTATACATTCGAGATTTAAAGGCAGCGGCGCAACAAAATTTAGTTAATGCGACGTCGGTAAATACGATTGTTGAAGCTCGATTGGCCGCGGGCACCATCACACGAGTTGATGCCTTGCAGCAAGGTATTGTCGTGCAGCGAGAAGAAAGCAATCTGAGGGAACTAGAACAACGAGAGCTTGCAGCACGGGCTTCCTTGGCAAGCTTGTTGGCTATGTCAGTGAGTGATTTAAAGGTCTCTGAAGCGTCGTTGAACGGCGTCGTAGTCCCCAGTATTAATGTTGGTGTGCCGCTAGAGCTTTTGTTTCGTCGGCCAAATCTTGCCGCAGCTGAAGCAAATTTGCGTCTATTTAGGGCCAACGTGGATTTGGCTCGGCACCAGTTTTTACCTCAATTGTCGATCGATGGTGTCGTTAATTTGTCCAGTGATTCCATTGCCAGTTTGGTGGATCAGAGCAGCCTAACAGTCACGGTATTGGGCAGCCTTACTCAGCTTTTGTTGGATAACGGGGCACGTAGCCGAAGCGTGAAAATCATCCGTCTGGATTTAGAGAGTGCCTTGGCCGAGTATCGAAAAGAGGTTATTTCGGCGTTGAATGAAGTCGAAGTCTCATTTAATAACATCGATTTATTAAAGTCGCTTTTTGTCGTTGCAGAAAACGATTTGGCGCGTGCCGAAGAAGCGTATCGAATAACCCAGTTACGGTATGAAGAGGGCGTTGAGCAATTCCAAACCTTGCTGAGTATTCAAGATGCCT